From the genome of Thunnus thynnus chromosome 1, fThuThy2.1, whole genome shotgun sequence, one region includes:
- the atxn1l gene encoding ataxin-1-like: MKPAQERNQECLPPKKRDLPVSNSSGTGGTGGGGASGGAGAGVGGGGGGGGGGGSGGGSGAGSGIGEDEVVSIQNSVANSDSQGGTPGSGEWLRAQPGLHYGVDSSDGIPAVPVDQYSMLYKVALPSVTYSPTSLHPVLSHISPAYTVHSPLLQHPGLPYPPLGYAQIPHSSLQFVSSPYAAVPYALPPGFVPGSLISPSGTIPQPHAVSHLVPYPSVIQEGVVSPPPPAQVAAHTFAKVAASSGVPLMLPSEQAAQQHLGTVGVLPATELSSRGMPVFYHPQGARAATATRDPHSAQQENEPEMNGGDKEQGSREVVPESAYTSRNARLQQVAPSSAAQEHNQDRSLQSRRLEERSSPGQRSTPDSDLEVQQVVGRLAFPGQGSSGGRKEVSFAPLNLSQGAQRARDVHGESPGVISGRTAYAAQPVSYSDPRVTGLQQQTGQPGHAVMLANGQPVLIPLEYHPQHQPQPPQQHYPGQANDASASHASTTMASPNPSFKASDPSARVCLSERAVGEPATAQQQQQQQQQQLPQQPPVQPTADVTQALASSLIPASAPCNPSHFMKGAIIQLATGELKRVEDLQTQDFVRSAEVSGGLKIDSSMVVDIRASQQRPGLVSLHFTVGEQQSKVTIDVPPEHPFFVFGQGWSSCSPERTAQLYGLACHHLQVGDVCVSITLQQQLQPQQQKQPQHHHSQQQQQNLSRTLSKTNATSGPGHQLMGPPAPQQSRPQSHFRIDRIHRERQREGDKDMVDKEEATHLGVVGHTEPLIRPSRTSAEHPRSQSSYHLHTEGSAFTGAGMGAMQAALGASQRRWSSPGLQRYSMKGDEGQRPQISTSGHTRPSFIPQEVKLSIEGRSNAGK, translated from the exons ATGAAACCAGCTCAGGAGCGCAACCAGGAGTGCCTACCTCCTAAGAAGAGGGATCTCCCAGTTAGTAACAGTAGTGGAACTGGAGGGACAGGGGGAGGTGGGGCTtcaggaggagcaggagcaggagtaggaggaggaggaggtggtggtggtggtggcggcagTGGAGGTGGCAGTGGTGCTGGTAGTGGTATTGGAGAAGATGAAGTGGTTTCCATCCAGAACTCTGTGGCTAACAGTGACTCTCAGGGAGGGACCCCTGGATCTGGAGAGTGGCTGCGAGCTCAGCCAGGGCTTCATTATGGAGTGGATAGTTCTGATGGCATACCAGCAGTGCCAGTTGACCAGTACAGTATGCTTTATAAAGTAGCTCTTCCATCTGTTACCTACTCACCTACCAGTCTTCACCCAGTGTTAAGCCACATCTCTCCAGCCTACACTGTACACTCTCCTCTCTTGCAGCATCCGGGTCTCCCTTACCCTCCTCTTGGTTATGCCCAGATCCCTCATTCCTCTCTCCAGTTTGTTAGCTCCCCTTATGCAGCAGTACCCTACGCTCTGCCCCCAGGGTTTGTCCCGGGCTCATTAATCTCTCCCTCAGGCACAATCCCGCAGCCCCATGCTGTGTCCCACCTCGTTCCCTATCCATCTGTCATACAGGAAGGTGTTGTTTCCCCACCTCCCCCGGCCCAGGTAGCTGCTCATACCTTTGCCAAAGTTGCAGCATCTAGCGGTGTCCCGCTGATGTTGCCTTCAGAGCAAGCTGCCCAGCAGCACCTTGGTACTGTAGGAGTTCTACCTGCAACAGAGCTCAGCTCTCGAGGGATGCCAGTCTTCTACCATCCTCAGGGCGCAAGGGCTGCCACTGCCACCAGAGACCCACATAGTGCCCAGCAGGAGAATGAACCAGAGATGAATGGAGGGGATAAAGAGCAGGGGTCCAGGGAGGTTGTGCCAGAATCGGCCTACACTTCCAGAAACGCACGGCTACAGCAGGTAGCACCCAGCTCTGCAGCACAGGAGCACAACCAGGACAGAAGCCTGCAGAGCCGCAGGTTGGAAGAGAGGAGCTCACCTGGCCAACGCAGCACTCCAGACAGCGACCTGGAA GTGCAGCAGGTGGTTGGTCGTTTGGCCTTCCCTGGCCAAGGCAGCagtggagggaggaaggaggtcTCCTTTGCTCCCTTGAACCTCTCTCAGGGTGCTCAGAGAGCCAGAGATGTCCATGGAGAGAGCCCAGGAGTAATTTCTGGCCGCACTGCGTACGCAGCCCAACCTGTGAGTTACAGTGACCCCAGAGTGACGGGTCTCCAGCAGCAAACAGGGCAGCCAGGCCATGCTGTCATGCTAGCTAATGGGCAACCAGTCCTTATTCCCCTGGAGTATCATCCACAGCATCAGCCTCAACCACCACAGCAACACTACCCAGGACAGGCTAATGATGCCTCAGCCAGCCATGCCTCTACCACCATGGCCTCCCCTAACCCCAGCTTTAAAGCCTCTGATCCTTCAGCCAGAGTGTGCCTCTCTGAACGGGCTGTGGGCGAGCCGGCCACAgctcaacagcagcagcagcagcagcagcagcagctccccCAGCAGCCGCCTGTTCAGCCTACAGCAGATGTGACTCAGGCCTTAGCTTCAAGCCTCATTCCTGCCTCGGCTCCCTGCAACCCGTCGCACTTCATGAAGGGCGCCATTATTCAGTTGGCTACTGGGGAACTGAAGCGTGTGGAGGACCTGCAGACTCAGGACTTTGTGCGGAGCGCTGAGGTGAGTGGAGGGCTCAAAATTGACTCCAGCATGGTGGTGGACATCCGTGCCAGCCAGCAGAGACCAGGTCTTGTGTCACTTCACTTTACTGTTGGGGAGCAGCAGAGCAAAGTGACCATCGATGTGCCCCCGGAGCACCCCTTTTTTGTGTTCGGCCAGGGCTGGTCATCCTGCAGCCCGGAGCGCACGGCCCAGCTGTACGGCTTGGCCTGCCATCATTTGCAAGTAGGAGACGTGTGTGTATCCATcaccctgcagcagcagcttcagccacagcagcagaaacaaccGCAGCACCATCAttcacagcagcaacagcagaacCTGTCCAGGACTTTGAGCAAAACCAACGCTACATCAGGACCTGGTCACCAGCTCATGGGGCCACCTGCCCCTCAGCAGTCACGGCCACAGTCTCATTTCAGGATAGACCGCAttcacagagaaagacagagggagggggaTAAAGATATGGTCGATAAGGAGGAAGCCACACACTTGGGGGTTGTTGGGCACACTGAGCCGCTCATCAGGCCAAGTAGGACCTCAGCAGAGCATCCCAGGAGTCAGAGCAGTTATCACTTGCACACAGAGGGCTCTGCTTTTACAGGAGCAGGGATGGGAGCAATGCAGGCTGCACTAGGTGCTTCTCAGAGGCGTTGGTCCTCACCTGGCCTCCAAAGATACAGTATGAAGGGAGACGAAGGGCAACGCCCTCAGATAAGCACCTCCGGCCACACAAGGCCCTCATTCATTCCCCAGGAGGTCAAACTGTCCATTGAGGGGCGCTCTAATGCAGGGAAGTAG
- the mtmr10 gene encoding myotubularin-related protein 10 produces MFSVKPMKPTFKCYLPPVQTDVKKTIEPPIKKVEPKLLPGEIVVNEVNFVRKCISAESSQDDLWGKLICTNFKVSFIPQDAPPKQKTQLSHLLLGVHDIPLTCLEQVVTVNDTKGKKKVLGSNQKLKFNPTELILYCKDLRIIRFCFGEAGPESAKKVCLAIAHYTHPADLQLLFGFEYQGRRYHESKEERVNGSTPRGGLLTPIFDRPSDWDREIKRTGASEWRVCSINESYSISPSLPEYIVVPVSLADQDLKQYSYYFTDNRIPLWCWNHPNGSALVRMASITDQQQRRIDQKVCTAITKSHPQRSEVIRSDLDKCLPNIQDIQSAFFKVKQICVIDPFEESEERWLSSIENSRWLEYVRAFLKHSAEMVYYLDGKNASVILQEEEDRDLNCVVSSLVQLMLDPHYRSLTGFQSLVQKEWVMAGHRFLDRCNHLKKNDKVESPLFMLFLDCVWQMMNQYPAAFEFTEAYLTVLSDSMWIPLFSTFLFNSPKQRAQHLMDFARNKAIPQGEDQVVYFPPVWDWSQQFSIKDQTLFNNPMYIGKGAACVQNGEVKTFRRTKKAYSSTLRGTPASLRNGLKGGEDAMTRRGSLVSELKPDFSPVKDVESPSERFFRDWFSRPADQQGLLIPLLVPSHVALWKLFFLRWVPEACIPKGGPITAYHKLSQLVDEIEILQSHIRQYKGPSPGSTPLPSPSGPPSDQRRMYFKASSPNDPPTPPDFLTSSFPFTPMGNLCRRTVHGTPISKFLNGAKIWLSTETLADTP; encoded by the exons ATGTTTTCTGTCAAACCCATGAAACCAACCTTCAAGTGCTATCTTCCTCCTGTGCAG ACTGATGTGAAGAAAACTATCGAACCACCTATCAAAAAGGTGGAACCGAAGCTACTACCAG GAGAGATAGTAGTTAATGAGGTGAACTTTGTGAGGAAATGCATCAGCGCTGAAAGCAGCCAAGATGACCTTTGGGGCAAGTTGATATGTACCAACTTCAAGGTCTCCTTCATCCCTCAAGATGCACCACCTAAACAG AAGACCCAGCTGTCCCACCTGCTGCTTGGAGTGCATGATATCCCCCTGACATGTTTAGAGCAAGTGGTAACAG TGAACGATACAAAGGGGAAGAAAAAGGTGTTGGGCTCAAACCAGAAGCTGAAGTTTAACCCCACTGAGCTCATCCTGTATTGCAAAGACTTGCGCATTATAAGGTTCTGCTTTGGTGAGGCTGGGCCTGAGAGTGCCAAAAAG GTTTGTCTTGCTATTGCCCACTATACCCATCCAGCTGATCTTCAACTGCTGTTTGGTTTTGAGTATCAAGGGCGACGATACCATGAATCCAAAG AGGAACGAGTCAACGGCTCCACCCCACGAGGAGGATTACTGACCCCCATTTTTGACCGTCCATCTGACTGGGATCGAGAGATCAAGCGAACGGGGGCTTCAGAGTGGAGGGTGTGCTCCATCAACGAGAGTTATTCCATCTCACCAAG TCTTCCAGAGTACATTGTGGTTCCAGTTTCTCTGGCAGATCAGGATCTGAAGCAGTACTCATATTACTTCACTGATAATCGCATCCCT CTCTGGTGCTGGAATCACCCTAATGGGAGCGCTCTTGTCCGCATGGCCAGCATAACtgatcagcagcagaggaggattGATCAGAA agTCTGCACTGCCATCACAAAAAGCCACCCACAGCGCAGTGAAGTCATCAGATCAGATCTGGACAAGTGTCTGCCTAACATCCAGGACATCCAGAgtgctttttttaaagtcaaGCAGATCTGTGTCATAG ATCCTTTTGAGGAGTCTGAGGAGAGGTGGCTTTCTTCCATTGAAAACTCACGATGGCTGGAGTACGTCAG GGCCTTTCTTAAGCATTCAGCTGAGATGGTGTACTACCTGGATGGGAAGAATGCTTCAGTCATTCTCCAAG aggaagaagacagagacCTGAACTGTGTGGTGTCCTCCTTGGTGCAGCTCATGTTGGACCCTCACTATCGCAGCCTCACTGGCTTTCAGAGCTTGGTGCAGAAGGAGTGGGTGATGGCAGGCCATCGCTTCCTGGATAGATGCAACCACTTGAAGAAGAATGACAAAGTGGAG TCCCCGCTGTTCATGCTTTTCCTGGACTGCGTGTGGCAGATGATGAACCAGTACCCTGCTGCGTTCGAGTTCACAGAGGCCTATCTGACGGTCTTGAGTGACAGCATGTGGATCCCGCTCTTCAGTACTTTCCTCTTCAACTCTCCTAAACAGCGCGCTCAGCACTTGATG GACTTTGCCAGGAATAAAGCCATCCCTCAAGGGGAAGACCAGGTTGTGTATTTCCCGCCTGTTTGGGACTGGTCACAACAGTTCTCCATCAAAGACCAAACCCTCTTTAACAACCCCATGTACATAGGCAAAGGAGCCGCCTGTGTTCAGAATGGGGAGGTGAAAACCTTCAGACGCACAAAG AAGGCCTACAGTTCCACATTGCGAGGAACCCCTGCATCTCTGCGTAACGGACTGAAGGGCGGAGAGGATGCAATGACCCGGCGGGGCTCTCTGGTGTCGGAGCTAAAGCCTGATTTCTCACCAGTGAAAGACGTGGAGAGCCCATCAGAGCGATTCTTCAGGGACTGGTTCTCTCGGCCTGCTGACCAGCAGGGCCTCCTGATTCCCCTGCTTGTACCTTCACACGTGGCCCTCTGGAAGCTCTTCTTTCTACGTTGGGTTCCTGAAGCCTGCATTCCCAAAGGAGGTCCCATCACCGCCTACCACAAGCTCTCCCAACTGGTCGACGAAATCGAGATACTGCAGAGCCACATCAGGCAGTATAAGGGACCCAGTCCGGGCAGCACACCACTCCCCAGCCCAAGCGGGCCCCCTTCAGATCAAAGGAGGATGTATTTTAAGGCCAGCTCCCCAAATGACCCCCCTACACCTCCAGACTTCCTtacctcctcctttcctttcacCCCAATGGGAAACCTGTGCCGCCGCACTGTCCATGGGACTCCCATTAGCAAATTTCTGAATGGGGCGAAGATCTGGCTCTCTACAGAGACTCTCGCTGACACCCCCTGA